A window of the Kosakonia radicincitans DSM 16656 genome harbors these coding sequences:
- a CDS encoding fimbrial protein has translation MRTGIKKTLPLLGVMTLPLPLFAAPTVTFQGEISGQTCDVLINGRTDSVVLLPTVSLTDFSPPGTPLTQGQFYGQTPFTVSISGCQSTSSVTNINTNFLGYNVDPTGVLGNSYSGGDAATGFGIQLMDAGSGGTEIRLSGVTSVPGLSLPANQTEASYDYGARYYVLNSTTAAAGKITAIAEYSLSYL, from the coding sequence ATGCGAACCGGAATTAAAAAAACGTTACCGTTACTGGGCGTTATGACATTACCGTTACCACTTTTTGCCGCGCCGACAGTGACCTTTCAGGGCGAAATCTCAGGCCAGACCTGCGACGTACTCATCAATGGCCGCACAGATTCCGTCGTCTTATTACCTACCGTGTCTCTGACCGACTTCAGCCCTCCTGGCACGCCGTTAACCCAGGGCCAATTTTACGGCCAGACTCCTTTTACTGTTTCAATTAGTGGCTGCCAGTCAACATCCAGCGTGACCAATATCAACACCAATTTCCTTGGTTATAACGTTGATCCTACGGGTGTACTTGGCAACAGCTATTCGGGTGGTGATGCGGCGACAGGCTTCGGCATTCAGTTGATGGACGCAGGTTCCGGGGGCACCGAGATCCGGCTTTCCGGTGTCACCTCCGTGCCTGGGCTGAGCCTTCCGGCCAACCAGACAGAAGCCAGTTATGATTACGGCGCACGCTATTATGTCCTCAATAGTACCACTGCCGCCGCCGGTAAAATTACCGCCATTGCTGAATATTCGCTGAGCTATCTCTAA
- a CDS encoding fimbrial biogenesis chaperone, with the protein MNRLMSFTVFLFSITISVNAAANVIMTGTRIIYPDDIKEKTIQLRNTSSQPFIVSIQVDDGSGIEKAKHPEAPFITTPQIFRMEPESGQSVKLIFTGDNLPQDRESIFYFSFSQLPYLENKDKDRNQLVLALTNRLKIFYRPHTIPGNSYETAEKLSFQLKPHGIEVTNPTGYYSVIRRAELIANGTKYPLADAVMVPPKSKVEWPLRANTVSTQNASIALVTVNDYGVNVDSRHPL; encoded by the coding sequence ATGAATAGGTTAATGTCTTTTACTGTATTTTTATTTTCCATCACCATTTCTGTGAACGCAGCCGCAAACGTGATCATGACCGGGACGCGAATCATCTACCCCGATGATATCAAAGAAAAAACAATTCAATTAAGAAACACCAGTTCACAGCCTTTTATCGTCAGTATTCAGGTTGATGATGGTTCCGGTATTGAAAAAGCAAAACATCCTGAAGCACCTTTTATTACCACCCCGCAAATATTCAGAATGGAACCAGAGAGTGGGCAATCCGTGAAACTGATCTTCACGGGGGACAATTTGCCTCAGGATCGTGAATCGATTTTTTACTTCAGTTTTAGTCAATTACCTTATCTGGAGAATAAAGATAAGGATCGCAATCAATTAGTACTGGCGCTAACTAATCGCCTCAAAATTTTCTATCGTCCGCATACGATTCCCGGAAATTCGTATGAAACCGCAGAAAAGCTGTCATTCCAGCTAAAGCCGCATGGCATTGAGGTAACAAATCCTACCGGTTATTACTCCGTTATTCGCCGCGCCGAGCTTATTGCTAACGGCACAAAATATCCACTTGCCGATGCGGTCATGGTTCCCCCCAAAAGCAAAGTCGAATGGCCTTTACGCGCCAATACGGTAAGCACCCAGAACGCATCTATCGCGCTGGTGACGGTGAATGATTACGGCGTAAATGTGGATTCCAGACACCCCTTATAA
- a CDS encoding fimbria/pilus outer membrane usher protein, translating into MNKFAVLLSATAFFFILLPAWGKEIAATLAASEDRYTFDPQLFRGSRFSQDSLTRLATPQSIVPGNYKMDVYTNNKLTGTYDVYFKGFADGTSQPCLSPEILESTHIKNAKSPASASPEDNCVLIQEAAPGGTSRTNLPQLRLDLSVPQNQIRIQPRGYVDPNELDNGASMAFINYLANYYNVSYSEPTTPNQHSLWMSLSGGMNFGSWQYRQLSNFTWNNQNGNRWKNIRSYVQHPLPGLNSQLMFGQLITKGRFFSGLNYRGASIATDERMLPDSMRGYAPVIRGVATTNARVSVMQNGNEIYQTTVAPGPFEITDLYPTSFSGDLDVSVTEANGSVSRFSVPFSAVPESMRPDISRFNLEMGKTQDNGDDSFFSDMTWQHGLTNAVTFNTATRVADGYQALMLGGVYASAFGAIGADLTWSHARLPDTGYTDGWMSQLRWSKTFQPTNTTVSMAGYRYSTRGYRDLMDVLGAREAQRNNQLWESDSWRQQSRFDLTMNQSLADFGNVFISGSMQNYRGGKSRDTQLQLGYSNSFRYGISINLSVGRQHTGGYQNAGDMQTFTAFSLSFPLGGSSPRVPSLSNSWMHSTDGSDQYQSSLSGMLDTGQTASYNLDVMRDQQYHQTTLSGGVQKRFSQTTVGVNASRGNDYWQASANVQGAVVAHSGGITFGPYLGDTFALVEAKGAAGAKVFNSENLAINDSGYALLPAITPYRYNRITLDPQDMEGDAELVDNEKQIAPIAGASAKVVFRTRNGKALLIKSTLPDGSEPPAGADVLDENNTLIGIAGQNGQIYLRTDRPKGRLTLRWGDAPQDRCYLSYDFSGKDTASPLIRLNAICQ; encoded by the coding sequence ATGAATAAATTCGCTGTTTTACTTTCGGCTACCGCCTTTTTTTTTATTTTATTGCCCGCCTGGGGTAAAGAAATAGCCGCAACTCTGGCTGCCAGCGAAGACCGTTACACCTTTGATCCACAACTCTTTCGTGGCAGCCGTTTCAGTCAGGATTCATTAACGCGGCTTGCCACGCCGCAGTCGATTGTTCCGGGCAATTACAAGATGGATGTGTACACCAATAATAAATTGACGGGTACCTATGATGTCTATTTTAAAGGCTTTGCCGACGGTACAAGCCAGCCTTGTCTGAGCCCGGAGATCCTTGAGTCCACGCACATTAAAAACGCCAAAAGTCCCGCTTCCGCCTCGCCTGAAGATAATTGCGTATTAATTCAGGAGGCCGCACCGGGCGGCACCAGCCGGACAAATTTACCGCAACTGCGTCTGGATCTTTCCGTGCCGCAGAACCAGATACGCATTCAACCGCGCGGATACGTTGACCCGAATGAACTCGATAATGGCGCATCGATGGCGTTTATCAATTACCTCGCGAATTACTACAACGTCTCCTATTCAGAGCCAACTACCCCGAATCAGCATTCGTTGTGGATGTCGTTAAGCGGCGGTATGAATTTTGGTTCCTGGCAATACCGGCAATTATCTAATTTCACATGGAATAACCAAAACGGTAACCGCTGGAAAAATATCCGTAGTTACGTCCAGCACCCGCTCCCAGGCCTGAATAGCCAACTGATGTTCGGCCAGCTCATCACCAAAGGGCGTTTTTTCTCCGGACTGAACTACCGTGGCGCCAGCATCGCCACCGACGAACGAATGTTGCCGGATTCGATGCGCGGCTATGCGCCTGTTATTCGCGGCGTGGCGACGACCAATGCCCGCGTCTCCGTCATGCAGAATGGCAATGAAATTTATCAGACTACCGTCGCGCCGGGGCCGTTTGAAATAACCGATCTCTATCCCACCAGCTTTAGTGGCGATCTTGATGTCTCGGTAACTGAAGCCAACGGCTCCGTGAGCCGCTTCAGCGTGCCCTTCTCCGCCGTTCCGGAATCGATGCGGCCGGACATTTCCCGCTTCAATCTCGAAATGGGCAAAACCCAGGACAACGGCGATGATTCGTTTTTCAGCGATATGACCTGGCAGCACGGCCTCACCAATGCCGTCACCTTCAACACTGCGACGCGCGTTGCCGACGGTTACCAGGCGCTGATGCTCGGCGGAGTTTATGCCAGCGCTTTCGGCGCTATCGGCGCGGATCTAACCTGGTCACACGCACGGCTACCTGATACCGGCTATACCGACGGCTGGATGTCGCAGCTTCGCTGGAGTAAAACCTTCCAGCCGACCAACACCACGGTTTCTATGGCGGGATATCGCTATTCCACCCGCGGCTATCGCGACCTGATGGACGTGCTGGGAGCGCGGGAAGCGCAGCGCAATAATCAGTTGTGGGAATCAGATAGCTGGCGCCAACAATCGCGCTTTGACCTGACCATGAACCAGAGCCTGGCAGATTTCGGCAACGTTTTTATCTCCGGCTCCATGCAGAATTATCGCGGCGGAAAAAGCCGCGACACGCAACTTCAGCTTGGTTACAGCAACAGTTTCCGCTACGGGATTTCAATAAATCTTTCCGTTGGCCGACAGCACACCGGCGGCTATCAGAATGCCGGGGATATGCAGACGTTCACCGCGTTTTCCCTCTCTTTCCCGCTCGGCGGGAGCAGCCCGCGCGTACCCAGCCTGAGTAATTCATGGATGCACTCAACGGACGGCAGCGATCAATATCAAAGCTCGCTTTCCGGCATGCTCGATACCGGGCAGACCGCAAGCTACAACCTGGATGTCATGCGCGACCAGCAATATCACCAGACGACGCTCAGTGGCGGTGTGCAAAAACGGTTCTCTCAAACCACCGTCGGCGTGAACGCCTCGCGCGGGAATGACTACTGGCAGGCTTCCGCTAATGTCCAGGGCGCGGTGGTGGCGCATTCCGGCGGCATCACATTTGGCCCGTATCTCGGCGATACCTTTGCGCTGGTCGAAGCCAAAGGTGCTGCCGGGGCGAAAGTGTTCAATTCCGAAAATCTTGCGATCAACGACAGCGGTTATGCGCTGCTCCCGGCCATTACCCCCTACCGTTACAATCGCATCACCCTCGATCCGCAAGATATGGAGGGCGATGCCGAGCTGGTCGACAACGAAAAACAGATAGCGCCGATTGCCGGGGCGTCGGCCAAAGTCGTCTTCCGTACCCGCAACGGGAAAGCATTATTGATCAAATCGACGCTGCCGGATGGCTCTGAGCCGCCAGCAGGCGCGGATGTACTTGATGAGAACAACACCCTGATCGGCATCGCCGGGCAAAACGGGCAAATTTACTTGCGCACCGATCGACCCAAAGGGCGATTAACGCTGCGTTGGGGAGATGCCCCCCAGGATCGTTGCTATCTCTCGTACGACTTCTCCGGAAAAGATACCGCGAGCCCTTTAATCCGCCTGAATGCAATCTGCCAGTAA
- a CDS encoding fimbrial protein, translated as MTKHAILFLKLLLALLALLHASAWAICTKTNVSQTDDFNSAQIKFGKINLIDTYFAPVGTLIATTVTPPTNYTAGGASGASVLWECDQADLASIHFLVAINGDDRVGGYYNIGANDNLTNVYATWFAYVGIKQSMSGITLTRNWQKIPVTTYATVGSKIQIRLQDIPPLQSELYRVSTLPGLGAITSYCGNNNNNGSGIVFATPSGELYTCTQPNAYIQLSGPGAIVPFGHDEAGEDSATNSDFWLADNGFGYGMRMANKLYNNPTCTVRNATPLVLLPTISVRDLDAGMASSANFNVQLECNNTVVSGLNDTQVALGFQVSEGAYRAAQSLNLVNASGGVRALVSDNYNAPEMAKGVGITIANSVNPGQPMTFLGQSTNVPLSPTPAGNNAGWYPVLTGATPNGSSYPGFSNYSLSFIASLQKLPGMTVTAGRVHATAYVIVKMQ; from the coding sequence ATGACAAAGCACGCTATTTTGTTCCTGAAACTCCTGCTCGCGTTGTTGGCACTGCTGCACGCGTCGGCGTGGGCCATATGTACCAAAACCAATGTTAGCCAGACCGATGATTTCAACTCCGCGCAGATCAAGTTCGGCAAGATTAACCTGATCGATACCTACTTCGCGCCCGTCGGAACATTAATTGCCACCACGGTAACGCCACCAACCAACTACACTGCCGGCGGCGCTTCGGGCGCATCGGTATTGTGGGAGTGCGATCAGGCCGACCTGGCCAGTATCCATTTTTTGGTGGCGATCAATGGTGACGATCGAGTGGGCGGCTATTACAACATCGGCGCAAACGACAATTTGACGAATGTCTACGCCACATGGTTTGCCTATGTTGGCATCAAGCAGTCAATGTCGGGCATAACGTTGACGCGCAACTGGCAAAAAATCCCCGTGACGACTTACGCCACCGTCGGCTCAAAAATTCAGATCCGCTTACAGGATATTCCACCGTTGCAGTCTGAGCTTTACCGGGTCAGTACGTTACCCGGTTTGGGCGCAATAACCAGCTATTGCGGCAACAACAATAACAACGGTTCGGGCATTGTCTTTGCCACCCCCTCGGGTGAGCTGTATACCTGCACGCAACCGAATGCCTATATCCAGCTTTCCGGCCCCGGCGCTATCGTACCTTTTGGTCATGATGAAGCCGGTGAGGACAGCGCCACAAACTCAGACTTTTGGCTTGCTGACAATGGTTTTGGTTACGGCATGCGCATGGCGAACAAACTTTATAACAATCCCACCTGCACGGTACGCAACGCCACGCCGCTGGTGCTGTTACCCACCATCAGCGTGAGAGATCTGGACGCTGGCATGGCAAGCAGCGCGAATTTCAACGTGCAACTGGAATGCAACAACACGGTCGTTTCCGGCCTGAACGATACCCAGGTTGCGCTGGGTTTTCAGGTTTCCGAAGGCGCTTACCGCGCGGCGCAGAGTCTGAATCTGGTCAACGCCAGCGGCGGCGTCAGGGCGCTGGTTTCTGATAACTATAATGCGCCGGAGATGGCGAAAGGCGTGGGCATAACCATTGCCAACAGCGTCAACCCGGGCCAGCCAATGACGTTTCTTGGCCAGTCCACGAATGTGCCGCTTTCGCCCACGCCCGCAGGCAATAACGCAGGCTGGTATCCGGTGCTCACTGGCGCAACGCCGAACGGCAGTTCATACCCCGGCTTCAGCAATTACAGCCTCTCCTTTATCGCCAGCCTGCAAAAACTGCC